In Herpetosiphon gulosus, the DNA window GCTACGCCCGATGTTGCACTGGAAGCATCCAGGCGTGCGACGAATTGGCTTGCTGTATGCGCCAGTTGCGCTTGGCATCAGCTTTTCATTTGTAGGCACGCTGATTGATCGCCAGCTTGCGGGCAGCATCGATCAACAATCGGCGGCCTATATGCGCAGCGCCACGACCTTTATTCAATTTGCCCTAGGCTTGGTGGCAGCGGCGATCTCGATTGCAATTTTGCCAACCTTAGCGCGGCTCAACAGCGATGGCGACGAGGCTGGTTTTCGGCGCATTTTAGGCATTGGTTTGAAAGTGGTGCTGCTCTTAATTGTGCCAATGTTGGTGATTTTTGGCTTGCTCGGCGAATCGGTAGTACGGATTTTGTTTGAAGGTGGCAAATTTACCGCCGAAAACACGCGCATCACAGCCTTGGTATTGCTAGCCTATTTGCCAAGCATGCTGGCCTCCGCGATCGATCAGCCATTAATTTTCGCCTTTTATGCCCGTAAACATACCTTGTTGCCCAATTTGGTGCAAGCGCCAGCAATTGCCAGCTATTTTTTAGTGGCTGGTTTGAGCTATCGCGCTTGGGGTATGTATGGCTTGATTGCTGGCAACGTGGCTCAACTCAGCGTCCATGCCTTGGTGATGGCAGTGGTTGCTCATCGGCGTTTGCGGGTGTTTGATGGTCAGGCCATGCTCCAAGCGAGCGCCAAAATTGCCAGCGCTGCCTTGGTGATGGCAGTCAGTTGTTGGGGAATCCTACAATTGTTGCCGACAACCCCAAGCAAATTCAATGCGCTCGTGCTATTGCTCGTGGCGGGTGGTGGCAGTGGTTTAATCTACTTGGGGCTATTGTGGTGGCTCAAACTTGATGCGCTGCAATTTTTTGGTGCAGCCCTGCAACGCAAATTCAAACGCAAAGCCGCTTAAATGCGCAATGGCGGAGTTTAACCCTCCGCCATTGTCAAAATAACAAACTTACTTACGCCGAAAGGTATATTCGATGCCCTGTTGCAGCGTGCTATAGGTTACGACGCTACGCAAATCGAGGCCAACGCTGACGATGGTTTGGGCAATTTCAGGGCGCAAGCCCGTCAATACCATGCGTGCACCGAGCAGCTGAATCGCTTGCGAGGTTTGCACCAGCAACGACGCAACGTAAGTATCGAGCACTGGCACACCAGTAATATCAAGAATCACAAAATCAGCGCGATATTTGCCAACCCCAGTTAATAGCGCCTCGGTCATGCGTTGCGCACGCTGCTGATCGAGCGCCCCAATCAACGGAACTACCAACACCTGATCATTTAAAGGAATCAGCGGGGTTGAAAGCTCATCGAGCAAGGCTTGTTGCAAACCGATCAGCTCGTTTTGTAAACGCTCACGCTCGCGAATATCCTGTTGATGGATACGAATTTCTTGGCGCAATTTGAGTTCGGTCATCAACAATTCAG includes these proteins:
- the murJ gene encoding murein biosynthesis integral membrane protein MurJ, coding for MNTKLETKAQTTAGRSIALAALLLMVGNFASRILGLVRDKVINHNFGVGAETSLYSLLSAVPTQLYDFLVGGLVSAALVPVLTDYIDQHDDGDLWQIINTILTMLGLVLGLLGGLVWIFAEPINQVLAAKIVASPTMLSLGVSMLHSMVIAVVFMCLSGVLTGLLQAQRRFSLPAFTSTVFNSALIVLIWFWPQDARVLGWAMVAGALAQVTLQLPALRGARLRPMLHWKHPGVRRIGLLYAPVALGISFSFVGTLIDRQLAGSIDQQSAAYMRSATTFIQFALGLVAAAISIAILPTLARLNSDGDEAGFRRILGIGLKVVLLLIVPMLVIFGLLGESVVRILFEGGKFTAENTRITALVLLAYLPSMLASAIDQPLIFAFYARKHTLLPNLVQAPAIASYFLVAGLSYRAWGMYGLIAGNVAQLSVHALVMAVVAHRRLRVFDGQAMLQASAKIASAALVMAVSCWGILQLLPTTPSKFNALVLLLVAGGGSGLIYLGLLWWLKLDALQFFGAALQRKFKRKAA
- a CDS encoding GAF domain-containing protein — its product is MSSGSGSQLNNAERTETLQELGLLDVSFDPAFDRLTRLASKVLQAPVSLLSLVEHHRQYFKSHIGLAEPWAERRETPLTHSFCQHVVSNGQELIVTDAREHPLVHDNLAIPDLGVISYAGMPIRSGGHVLGSFCVIDGKPRVWTADELDILHEFAELLMTELKLRQEIRIHQQDIRERERLQNELIGLQQALLDELSTPLIPLNDQVLVVPLIGALDQQRAQRMTEALLTGVGKYRADFVILDITGVPVLDTYVASLLVQTSQAIQLLGARMVLTGLRPEIAQTIVSVGLDLRSVVTYSTLQQGIEYTFRRK